A window of the Halobacterium hubeiense genome harbors these coding sequences:
- a CDS encoding cystathionine gamma-synthase encodes MSDDDEHFETRAIHAGQEPDEETGALMTPIYANSTYEQDAPGDHRGYEYSRTGNPTRTDLEANLASLEGGDYGRAFSSGMGAINTVMNLLESGDHVVAGNDVYGGTHRIFTQVYEEYDLEFDFVDTTDHDEVRAAMGEDTELLWVETPTNPLMNVNDISALADVAHEYDALCAVDNTFATPYLQRPLELGADLVCHSLTKYLGGHSDLVAGALITDDEDLDERLGFYQNSVGATPSPFDCFLVLRGTKSLGVRMDRHCANAQELAEWLDAHDRVEHVFYPGLESHPDHDLAAEQMDDFGGMLSFELDASLEEASEFVAETEVFTLAESLGGVESLIEQPAAMTHAAIPKEEREEAGLTDPLIRASIGIEHVDDLEADLQQALDAVF; translated from the coding sequence ATGAGCGACGACGACGAACACTTCGAGACGCGCGCCATCCACGCCGGGCAGGAGCCCGACGAGGAGACGGGCGCGCTGATGACGCCGATTTACGCCAACTCCACGTACGAGCAGGACGCGCCCGGCGACCACCGCGGCTACGAGTACAGCCGGACGGGGAACCCGACCCGGACCGACCTCGAAGCGAACCTCGCCAGCCTCGAAGGCGGCGACTACGGCCGCGCGTTCTCCTCGGGGATGGGCGCCATCAACACCGTGATGAACCTCCTCGAATCTGGGGACCACGTCGTCGCGGGCAACGACGTCTACGGCGGCACCCACCGCATCTTCACCCAGGTCTACGAGGAGTACGACCTCGAGTTCGACTTCGTGGACACCACCGACCACGACGAGGTCCGGGCGGCGATGGGCGAGGACACGGAACTCCTCTGGGTGGAGACGCCGACGAACCCGCTGATGAACGTCAACGACATCAGCGCGCTCGCGGACGTCGCCCACGAGTACGACGCGCTCTGCGCCGTGGACAACACGTTCGCGACGCCGTACCTCCAGCGCCCGCTGGAACTGGGCGCGGACCTCGTCTGCCACAGCCTCACGAAGTACCTCGGCGGCCACTCCGACCTCGTGGCGGGTGCGCTGATTACGGACGACGAGGACCTCGACGAGCGCCTCGGCTTCTACCAGAACTCCGTCGGCGCCACCCCGAGCCCGTTCGACTGCTTCCTCGTGCTTCGAGGGACGAAGAGCCTCGGCGTGCGCATGGACCGCCACTGCGCGAACGCCCAGGAGCTCGCCGAGTGGCTGGACGCCCACGACCGCGTCGAGCACGTCTTCTACCCGGGACTGGAGAGCCACCCGGACCACGACCTCGCGGCCGAGCAGATGGACGACTTCGGCGGGATGCTCTCCTTCGAGCTGGACGCCAGCCTCGAGGAGGCAAGCGAGTTCGTCGCTGAAACCGAAGTGTTCACGCTCGCCGAATCGCTGGGCGGGGTCGAGTCGCTCATCGAGCAGCCCGCCGCGATGACCCACGCCGCCATCCCCAAGGAAGAACGGGAGGAAGCGGGCCTGACGGACCCGCTCATCCGCGCGAGCATCGGCATCGAGCACGTCGATGACCTCGAGGCCGACCTCCAGCAGGCGCTGGACGCGGTCTTCTAG
- a CDS encoding DEAD/DEAH box helicase, which produces MNVRGEVTDVDEVRSVNTQYGDRDVLDVHVRPDADSDAAADDPGASVRVTLWGKWTETVQYLESGMELLVTEAEEDEWNGEVQYSTSKQSYVVVEPDFLVDVTNIRSFVQCPRLYYLNKLSGLPLKYPVTKGTIVHEVFGDLLRGRDLDESVAERVADAGLELGLLGRDREEVEADVRANASAIEGWLKQGHLSGDGGTTEDTAEGWRAGDDWRSEYTLISETFGIKGRCDAIRRGMPVELKTGKNTNRDPRFHDKVQAACYALMLEDRGVNADTGTLLYTKNAAVDRSEESGDLSPAKEFSIGKGFLDFVVRQRNHLAAIEYEGSPPTGFEADAKCEYCFEQDTCMVVSGRLDQESKAGQLGEPLPDEERAYFDDIYAAIERERGSVHDEYRKLWEQTAAERADDDRAVVDLEPAGQEELPDGRWRLTAKRPTAAASKIRQGDRVLASDGDPVRGTAEMARVETLAPDRVVVTADEPVELRRLDVYPSELSVDRMITALHDALLKGDQRRKDVLFDRASPEFRDDEHTVIENNDAQNDAVSKALNAEDFALVHGPPGTGKTYTIATLIREFVDRGDRVLLSAFTNRAVDNALEALREQGHEDIVRVGTSTGVREDMQDLRLNQSGDPAECARALQTADVVAATTATCGSRVMREQEFDVVLVDEASQLTEPDTLAAVNRGERFVLVGDHEQLPPVVRSGGRLSKSLFERLHDTHPEASVMLDQQYRMSQRIQAFSSEEFYDGQLRPATGEVAAQTLADLGVETGGAVQNGVTFHDVPGTSDAHVDPAEAERVGEVVREYVEAGVNPEDVGVIAPFRAQVAEIGRRVPEGVAVDTVDRFQGSSKEVIVVSFVATGSLDGPIFEDHRRVNVALTRAKKSLVLVGDEAALRSESLYDRMVEWASL; this is translated from the coding sequence GTGAACGTACGGGGCGAGGTGACCGACGTCGACGAGGTGCGGTCCGTGAACACGCAGTACGGCGACCGGGACGTGCTCGACGTCCACGTCCGGCCTGACGCGGACAGCGACGCGGCCGCCGACGACCCCGGGGCGTCCGTGCGCGTGACGCTGTGGGGGAAGTGGACGGAGACCGTCCAGTACCTCGAATCCGGGATGGAGTTGCTGGTGACCGAAGCCGAAGAGGACGAGTGGAACGGCGAGGTCCAGTATTCGACGAGCAAGCAGTCGTACGTCGTCGTCGAGCCGGACTTCCTCGTGGACGTGACGAACATCCGGTCGTTCGTGCAGTGTCCGCGCCTCTACTACCTGAACAAGCTCTCCGGGCTCCCCCTCAAGTACCCGGTGACGAAGGGGACCATCGTCCACGAGGTGTTCGGCGACCTCCTCCGAGGACGGGACCTCGACGAGTCCGTCGCGGAGCGCGTGGCTGACGCCGGCCTCGAACTCGGCCTACTCGGCCGGGACCGCGAGGAAGTCGAAGCCGACGTGCGCGCGAACGCGTCGGCCATCGAGGGGTGGCTGAAGCAGGGCCACCTCTCCGGGGACGGCGGCACCACCGAGGACACAGCGGAGGGCTGGCGCGCGGGCGACGACTGGCGCTCGGAGTACACCCTCATCTCGGAGACGTTCGGCATCAAGGGGCGCTGCGACGCCATCCGACGGGGGATGCCCGTCGAACTGAAGACGGGGAAGAACACGAACCGCGACCCGCGCTTCCACGACAAGGTGCAGGCGGCCTGTTACGCGCTGATGCTCGAAGACCGCGGCGTGAACGCCGACACCGGCACCTTGCTCTACACGAAGAACGCCGCAGTGGACCGCAGCGAGGAGTCCGGCGACCTCTCGCCCGCCAAGGAGTTCTCCATCGGGAAGGGCTTCCTCGACTTCGTGGTGCGCCAGCGCAACCACCTCGCGGCAATCGAGTACGAGGGGAGTCCGCCGACGGGCTTCGAGGCGGACGCGAAGTGCGAGTACTGCTTCGAGCAGGACACCTGCATGGTCGTGTCGGGCCGCCTCGACCAGGAGTCGAAGGCCGGCCAACTCGGCGAGCCGCTCCCCGACGAGGAGCGCGCGTACTTCGACGACATCTATGCCGCAATCGAGCGCGAGCGCGGCTCCGTCCACGACGAGTACCGCAAGCTCTGGGAGCAGACCGCCGCCGAGCGCGCCGACGACGACCGCGCGGTCGTGGACCTCGAACCCGCGGGCCAAGAGGAACTGCCGGACGGCCGGTGGCGGCTGACCGCAAAGCGGCCGACCGCCGCGGCCTCGAAGATTCGACAGGGCGACCGCGTGCTCGCCTCCGACGGCGACCCCGTGCGGGGGACCGCGGAGATGGCGCGCGTGGAGACGCTGGCGCCCGACCGCGTCGTCGTCACCGCCGACGAGCCCGTCGAACTCCGGCGGCTCGACGTCTACCCCTCCGAGTTGAGCGTCGACCGGATGATCACCGCGCTCCACGACGCGCTCCTGAAGGGCGACCAGCGCCGCAAGGACGTGCTCTTCGACCGCGCGAGCCCCGAGTTCCGGGACGACGAGCACACCGTCATCGAGAACAACGACGCGCAGAACGACGCCGTCAGCAAGGCGCTGAACGCCGAGGACTTCGCGCTCGTCCACGGACCGCCCGGCACCGGGAAGACGTACACCATCGCGACCCTCATCCGGGAGTTCGTCGACCGCGGCGACCGCGTGCTGTTGTCGGCGTTCACGAACCGCGCCGTCGACAACGCGCTCGAAGCTCTACGAGAACAGGGCCACGAGGACATCGTCCGCGTCGGGACGTCCACGGGCGTCCGCGAGGACATGCAGGACCTCCGCTTGAACCAGTCCGGCGACCCGGCGGAGTGCGCGCGAGCGCTCCAGACCGCCGACGTCGTCGCCGCCACCACGGCGACCTGCGGCTCTCGCGTGATGCGCGAGCAGGAGTTCGACGTGGTGCTGGTGGACGAGGCCAGCCAGCTCACCGAGCCGGACACGCTCGCGGCAGTCAACCGCGGCGAGCGCTTCGTGCTCGTCGGCGACCACGAACAGCTCCCGCCGGTCGTGCGCTCGGGCGGCCGGCTCTCCAAGTCCCTGTTCGAGCGCCTCCACGACACCCACCCGGAGGCGTCGGTGATGCTCGACCAGCAGTACCGGATGAGCCAGCGCATCCAGGCGTTCTCCTCCGAGGAGTTCTACGACGGCCAGCTTCGCCCCGCGACGGGAGAGGTCGCCGCGCAGACGCTCGCGGACCTCGGCGTGGAGACGGGTGGCGCGGTCCAGAACGGGGTCACATTCCACGACGTGCCCGGAACGAGCGACGCGCACGTCGACCCCGCGGAGGCCGAGCGCGTCGGCGAGGTCGTCCGCGAGTACGTCGAGGCCGGCGTGAATCCCGAGGACGTCGGCGTCATCGCGCCGTTCCGCGCGCAGGTCGCCGAAATCGGGCGCCGGGTCCCCGAGGGCGTCGCCGTGGACACCGTAGACCGCTTCCAGGGCTCTTCCAAGGAGGTCATCGTCGTCTCGTTCGTCGCGACCGGGAGCCTCGACGGCCCCATCTTCGAGGACCACCGGCGCGTGAACGTCGCGCTCACTCGCGCGAAGAAGAGCCTCGTGCTCGTCGGCGACGAGGCGGCGCTGCGCTCGGAGTCGCTGTACGACCGGATGGTCGAGTGGGCGTCGCTGTGA
- a CDS encoding alcohol dehydrogenase catalytic domain-containing protein, with translation MRAAAFTELTGPNGVGVVDQPTPEPGAGDAVVDVEACAINRHDLWILEGDSAMVAADDLPFVSGLDVAGTVRDVGDGVTGVEPGDRVLLCPNETCGTCRFCREGPENLCEEFSLFHGGLAEQARVDASRLVALPDEIGATAAAALPTAYMTAYHMLRRAEVGPTDLVFVPGVTGGVGVAAVQLADVLGAETVGTSSSREKLDRVTELGLDHAIQSTDPEEIRAEVEAVGEPDAVLNHLGGEYTELGQTVLRRGGRMVICGRTAGGRSEIDVPDLFLGHKRVIGSTMGTQQDLQRLVDLVAAGDLAPEVADTYPLAETGAAFAAMQDRDTVGKLVVTP, from the coding sequence ATGCGTGCCGCAGCATTCACCGAGTTGACCGGACCGAACGGCGTCGGCGTCGTCGACCAGCCGACCCCCGAACCGGGTGCCGGCGACGCCGTCGTAGACGTGGAAGCGTGCGCCATCAACCGCCACGACCTCTGGATTCTGGAGGGCGACTCCGCGATGGTCGCGGCCGACGACCTCCCGTTCGTCAGCGGGCTCGACGTCGCCGGCACCGTCCGGGACGTCGGGGACGGCGTGACGGGCGTCGAGCCCGGCGACCGCGTTCTGCTGTGTCCGAACGAGACCTGTGGGACGTGTCGGTTCTGCCGCGAGGGGCCGGAGAACCTCTGCGAGGAGTTCTCGCTGTTCCACGGCGGCCTCGCCGAGCAGGCGCGCGTGGACGCCAGCCGGCTCGTCGCGCTCCCGGACGAAATCGGAGCGACCGCCGCTGCGGCCCTGCCGACGGCGTACATGACCGCCTACCACATGCTCCGGCGCGCCGAGGTCGGGCCGACCGACCTCGTGTTCGTGCCTGGCGTCACGGGCGGCGTCGGCGTCGCCGCCGTCCAGCTCGCAGACGTCCTCGGCGCGGAGACAGTCGGCACGTCGTCCTCGCGGGAGAAGCTCGACCGCGTGACCGAACTGGGACTGGACCACGCGATTCAGTCTACCGACCCCGAGGAGATTCGGGCCGAGGTTGAGGCCGTCGGGGAGCCGGACGCCGTGCTCAACCACCTCGGCGGCGAGTACACGGAACTCGGACAGACGGTGCTCCGGCGCGGCGGCCGCATGGTAATCTGTGGCCGGACGGCGGGCGGGCGCTCGGAAATCGACGTTCCGGACCTCTTCCTCGGGCACAAGCGAGTCATTGGCTCCACGATGGGCACCCAGCAGGACCTCCAGCGGCTCGTCGACCTCGTGGCGGCCGGCGACCTCGCGCCGGAGGTCGCCGACACCTACCCGCTGGCGGAGACGGGTGCGGCGTTCGCCGCGATGCAGGACCGCGACACGGTCGGCAAGCTCGTCGTCACGCCCTGA
- a CDS encoding sensor histidine kinase: MLGRVRERATKPAAHWWFYAYAALGYVVAVAYGFHVGWTLAVTLETLILLALSGTLVYSGTDARGRDVSQPGLVRAARLTTLTGVSFALLAVAVALIWLLKGHPVVDVEFMVVFAMWLGLAVGAQASLYAVVSEEKRTRLADLVKLLTMNQRVLRHNLRNELAVVDGHLQNLETRLGAGDEDVAVARHHVDELLENSERTRRILDIWESGDCREQDAGAVLADAVERLRQQYPGADVEIAATEDAAVSAHAALEDALYEVLANAVEHNDESVRITASVRNPPGDDVVVEVADTGSGIPGREYDVLDQPEETTLSHASGLGLWLVYWTVRESGGSVEFADDGDGTTVRFRLPDATAEPGVWERLVARAR, translated from the coding sequence ATGCTCGGACGCGTGCGCGAGCGGGCGACGAAGCCAGCCGCGCACTGGTGGTTCTACGCGTACGCCGCCCTCGGGTACGTCGTCGCCGTCGCGTACGGCTTCCACGTGGGGTGGACGCTCGCCGTCACGCTGGAGACGCTCATTCTGCTCGCGCTGTCGGGGACGCTCGTCTACTCCGGTACCGACGCGCGCGGCCGGGACGTGAGCCAGCCCGGGCTGGTGCGGGCGGCGAGACTGACCACGCTGACGGGCGTGAGCTTCGCGCTGTTGGCGGTCGCGGTCGCGCTCATCTGGCTGCTGAAGGGGCACCCGGTCGTCGACGTCGAGTTCATGGTGGTGTTCGCGATGTGGCTCGGGCTCGCGGTCGGCGCGCAGGCGAGCCTCTACGCGGTCGTCTCCGAGGAGAAACGCACGCGGCTCGCGGACCTCGTGAAGCTGCTCACGATGAACCAACGCGTCCTTCGGCACAACCTCCGCAACGAGCTGGCGGTCGTGGACGGCCACCTTCAGAACCTCGAAACGCGGCTCGGCGCCGGCGACGAGGACGTCGCGGTCGCGCGCCACCACGTCGACGAGCTACTGGAGAACAGCGAGCGCACGCGCCGCATCCTCGACATCTGGGAGAGCGGCGACTGCCGCGAGCAGGACGCCGGCGCCGTCCTCGCGGACGCCGTCGAGCGGCTCCGCCAGCAGTACCCGGGCGCCGACGTCGAAATCGCGGCCACCGAGGACGCGGCGGTGTCGGCCCACGCCGCGCTGGAGGACGCGCTCTACGAGGTGCTGGCGAACGCCGTCGAACACAACGACGAGAGCGTTCGCATCACGGCGTCGGTTCGGAACCCGCCGGGCGACGACGTGGTCGTGGAGGTCGCGGACACCGGCTCGGGGATTCCCGGCCGCGAGTACGACGTCCTCGACCAGCCCGAGGAGACGACGCTCTCGCACGCCAGCGGGCTCGGGCTCTGGTTGGTCTACTGGACGGTGCGGGAGTCGGGCGGGAGCGTGGAGTTCGCCGACGACGGCGACGGCACCACGGTCAGGTTCCGACTGCCGGACGCGACGGCCGAGCCGGGGGTCTGGGAGCGACTCGTCGCCCGCGCCCGGTGA
- a CDS encoding ATP-dependent helicase has product MSSESEATARSAGASQSSDREILDSLDPAVSEWWVERFGRPEQDGGCLTPPQREAIPLIHAGENALVAAPTGSGKTLASFTAILNELFERERADGLDNEVYCLYVSPLKSLANDIERNLAEPLDGIGERLAERGVETDVRQAIRHGDTSDYERQQMLEQTPHILNTTPETLAILLNSPKFREKLRSVEYVVVDEIHSLADSKRGTHLSVSLERLQRLAGDFTRIGCSATVEPLSDIASYLVGFQDGEARDCEIVDARFARDYDLQLSCPTPDLVNASTGAVNDAFYAELSELIEANDSTLVFTNTRSGAERVLENLRERGVVGEDESACHHGSLSKDRRQEVERQLKEGSLKVTTTSTSLELGIDMPHIDLVVQVGSPKSVASLLQRVGRAGHRPGRTVTGRVIALDRDELVECAVMLRQAEQGFVDRVHIPERAHDVAAQHVYGMAIEGPLPEAEVRETLRAAYPYREYADDDFESLFRYLTAEYDGLEDRNVYAKIWRDENDPPGGDDGDPDDPTSGTHHYPEFAVGERLIGKRGRLARPILLQNLGTIPDSFTVNVYVRGDDEWVGQLDESYLDTLEAGDVFVLGGDRFAYRYRRGSKVYVDRTSERATVPSWFSERLPLSYDLGREIARFQTDLLAKYDDGGAAAVRRWLREFPIGANAVRALARMYDDQIRYAGEESVSTTERIAIEEVKDRDEYRRRYHVRTPYGRRFNDGLSRLLAYRCANEANANVAVSVADNGFTLAMPLNRKVDVAELLRQTDPDDARETLRAALDGTDLLQRYFRIDATRALMVLKRYKGREKSASKQQVASEMLLGFAEDLADFAVLDETYRELIEDKLDLAGVREVLSEIRAGDVEIAETTLQSPSPLSFGLATLSASDVVLADDEDAVLRAFHERVREHVDD; this is encoded by the coding sequence ATGAGTTCGGAGTCGGAGGCGACGGCGCGGTCGGCGGGCGCGAGCCAGTCCTCGGACCGCGAGATTCTGGACAGCCTCGACCCCGCGGTCAGCGAGTGGTGGGTCGAGCGGTTCGGGCGTCCCGAGCAGGACGGCGGCTGTCTGACGCCGCCCCAGCGCGAGGCGATTCCGCTGATTCACGCGGGCGAGAACGCGCTGGTGGCGGCGCCGACGGGCTCCGGGAAGACGCTCGCCTCGTTCACGGCGATTCTGAACGAGCTGTTCGAGCGCGAGCGGGCCGACGGGCTGGACAACGAGGTGTACTGCCTGTACGTGTCGCCGCTGAAGTCGCTGGCGAACGACATCGAGCGCAACCTCGCGGAGCCACTGGACGGCATCGGCGAGCGCCTCGCCGAGCGCGGTGTGGAGACGGACGTCCGGCAGGCGATTCGGCACGGCGACACCTCCGACTACGAGCGCCAGCAGATGCTCGAACAGACGCCGCACATCCTGAACACGACGCCGGAGACGCTGGCGATTCTGCTGAACTCCCCGAAGTTCCGGGAGAAGCTCCGGAGCGTCGAGTACGTCGTCGTGGACGAGATTCACAGCCTCGCGGATTCGAAGCGCGGCACGCACCTCTCGGTGAGTCTGGAGCGCCTCCAGCGGCTCGCCGGCGACTTCACGCGCATCGGCTGCTCGGCGACCGTGGAGCCGCTGTCGGACATCGCGAGCTACCTCGTCGGATTTCAGGATGGTGAAGCGAGAGACTGCGAAATCGTGGACGCGCGGTTCGCGCGGGACTACGACCTCCAGTTGTCGTGTCCGACGCCGGACCTCGTGAACGCCTCGACGGGCGCGGTCAACGACGCGTTCTACGCGGAGCTAAGCGAGCTAATCGAGGCGAACGACAGCACGCTCGTGTTCACGAACACGCGCTCGGGCGCCGAGCGCGTGCTGGAGAATCTCCGGGAGCGCGGCGTCGTCGGCGAGGACGAGTCGGCGTGCCACCACGGCTCGCTGTCGAAGGACCGCCGGCAGGAGGTCGAACGGCAACTCAAGGAGGGGTCGCTGAAAGTGACCACGACCTCCACGAGCCTCGAACTCGGCATCGACATGCCCCACATCGACCTCGTGGTGCAGGTGGGGTCGCCGAAGTCGGTGGCGAGCCTGCTCCAGCGCGTCGGGCGCGCGGGCCACCGCCCCGGGAGGACCGTGACGGGCCGGGTCATCGCGCTCGACCGCGACGAACTCGTGGAGTGTGCGGTGATGCTCCGGCAGGCCGAACAGGGGTTCGTGGACCGCGTGCACATCCCCGAGCGCGCCCACGACGTCGCCGCGCAGCACGTCTACGGGATGGCCATCGAGGGACCGCTCCCCGAAGCGGAGGTCCGCGAGACGCTGCGCGCTGCGTACCCCTACCGCGAGTACGCGGACGACGACTTCGAGTCGCTGTTCCGCTACCTCACGGCAGAGTACGACGGCCTCGAAGACCGGAACGTGTACGCGAAGATTTGGCGCGACGAGAACGACCCGCCGGGCGGCGACGACGGCGACCCCGACGACCCCACCTCGGGCACCCACCACTACCCCGAGTTCGCGGTCGGCGAGCGACTAATCGGGAAGCGCGGGCGGCTCGCGCGCCCGATTCTCCTCCAGAACCTCGGGACGATTCCCGACTCGTTCACGGTGAACGTCTACGTGCGCGGCGACGACGAGTGGGTCGGCCAGCTCGACGAGAGCTACCTCGACACCTTGGAAGCGGGGGACGTGTTCGTGCTGGGCGGCGACCGGTTCGCGTACCGCTACCGCCGCGGGTCGAAGGTGTACGTCGACCGCACGAGCGAGCGCGCGACCGTCCCGTCGTGGTTCTCCGAGCGCCTGCCGCTGTCCTACGACCTCGGGCGGGAGATAGCGCGCTTCCAGACGGACCTCCTCGCGAAGTACGACGACGGCGGCGCGGCGGCCGTGCGGCGCTGGCTCCGCGAGTTCCCGATTGGCGCGAACGCGGTCCGGGCGCTCGCGCGGATGTACGACGACCAGATTCGGTACGCCGGCGAGGAGAGCGTCAGCACGACCGAGCGAATCGCCATCGAGGAGGTCAAGGACCGCGACGAGTACCGCCGCCGCTACCACGTCCGCACGCCGTACGGCCGGCGGTTCAACGACGGCCTCTCGCGCCTGCTGGCGTACCGGTGCGCGAACGAGGCGAACGCGAACGTCGCCGTCTCCGTCGCGGACAACGGCTTCACGCTCGCAATGCCGCTGAACCGCAAGGTGGACGTCGCGGAGCTACTGCGGCAGACCGACCCCGACGACGCCCGCGAGACGCTCCGGGCGGCGCTGGACGGCACGGACCTCCTCCAGCGGTACTTCCGCATCGACGCGACGCGCGCGCTGATGGTGCTGAAGCGCTACAAGGGCCGCGAGAAGTCCGCGAGCAAGCAACAGGTCGCAAGCGAGATGCTGCTCGGGTTCGCCGAGGACTTAGCGGACTTCGCGGTACTGGACGAGACCTATCGGGAACTCATCGAGGACAAGCTCGATTTGGCGGGCGTCCGCGAGGTGCTGTCGGAAATCCGGGCGGGCGACGTCGAGATAGCCGAGACGACCCTGCAGTCGCCGTCCCCGCTGTCGTTCGGGCTGGCGACGCTGTCGGCCAGCGACGTGGTGCTGGCGGACGACGAGGACGCGGTGCTGCGGGCGTTCCACGAGCGCGTCCGCGAGCACGTCGACGACTGA
- a CDS encoding archaellin/type IV pilin N-terminal domain-containing protein gives MRAGRAVSPVVGVALMVAITVVLAGTVLVAVPAVGDIEMPSFADGETDGGAADEVQTELIHAADGEPGDTDDHYVRVHVEEGSDAVGNSLNQLQVTYPSSADVSNVSGSDIERIGIDSDGDGVLETDAMVDLSGLSTSNDGSTLAVTFGGNHDVEAGDWLVLDVSDVRNPASAGEYDVSVNVNGDVTRDGVLTVE, from the coding sequence ATGCGCGCTGGACGGGCAGTCAGTCCCGTCGTCGGGGTCGCGCTCATGGTGGCCATCACCGTCGTGCTGGCTGGGACGGTGCTGGTCGCCGTGCCGGCCGTCGGCGACATCGAGATGCCGTCGTTCGCGGACGGCGAAACGGACGGCGGAGCGGCCGACGAGGTACAGACCGAACTCATCCACGCAGCCGACGGTGAGCCGGGCGACACCGACGACCACTACGTTCGCGTTCACGTCGAGGAGGGTTCGGACGCCGTCGGGAACTCCCTGAACCAGCTACAGGTCACGTACCCGAGTTCGGCCGACGTCAGCAACGTCAGCGGGTCGGACATCGAGCGCATCGGCATCGACAGCGACGGCGACGGCGTCCTCGAAACCGACGCGATGGTCGACCTGAGTGGGCTCTCGACGAGCAACGACGGCAGCACGCTCGCTGTCACGTTCGGCGGGAACCACGACGTCGAGGCCGGCGACTGGCTCGTCCTCGACGTCTCGGACGTCCGGAACCCGGCGTCCGCCGGCGAGTACGACGTCTCCGTGAACGTCAACGGCGACGTGACGAGAGACGGCGTGCTGACCGTCGAGTAG
- a CDS encoding dicarboxylate/amino acid:cation symporter: MSGPVSTAWQRYRSVPLIARIFVAFLLGSAAGVAFGERMTVVQPLGDLFLRLLNMLVIPIIVFTLLTGIRQLSPARLGRIGGVTVGLYAVTTTIAGLIGLAVANLLQPGRGVEFTGGEAQSQAPPSLTEVVLGIVPNNPVAAMADGNLLATVFFVIVFGIALTYVRARNDELSDSVDSVFEAFEVGAEAMFVVVRGVLEFGVVGVFALMAAGIGTEGVGVFSSLGELVLAVAIAVVVHIAFTYLFVLMRLVVGVSPLSFLSGAKDAMVTAFATRSSSGTLPVTMRNAEEDLRISERVYSFALPVGATANMDGAAIRQAITVVFAANVVGQPLAPTEQVLVLVVAVLISIGTAGVPGAGLVMLTVVLNQVGLPLEVVGFVAGVDPILGRIATMNNVTGDLAVSTVVGKWNDALDLDGGVWSAVTDD; this comes from the coding sequence ATGTCCGGACCAGTCAGCACCGCGTGGCAGCGATACCGCTCGGTCCCGCTCATCGCGCGCATCTTCGTCGCGTTCCTCCTCGGGTCGGCCGCGGGCGTCGCGTTCGGCGAGCGAATGACCGTCGTGCAGCCGCTGGGCGACCTCTTCCTGCGGCTGCTGAACATGCTCGTCATCCCCATCATCGTGTTCACGCTCCTGACGGGGATTCGCCAGCTCTCGCCCGCGCGCCTCGGGCGCATCGGCGGCGTGACCGTCGGCCTGTACGCCGTCACCACGACCATCGCGGGCCTCATCGGGCTGGCCGTCGCGAACCTCCTCCAGCCCGGCCGCGGCGTCGAGTTCACGGGCGGCGAGGCGCAGTCGCAGGCGCCGCCGTCGCTGACCGAAGTGGTGCTGGGCATCGTCCCGAACAATCCGGTCGCGGCGATGGCCGACGGCAACCTCCTCGCGACCGTCTTCTTCGTCATCGTCTTCGGCATCGCGCTGACGTACGTCCGCGCGCGCAACGACGAACTCTCGGACAGCGTCGACTCCGTCTTCGAGGCGTTCGAGGTCGGCGCGGAGGCGATGTTCGTCGTCGTGCGCGGCGTCCTCGAGTTCGGCGTCGTCGGCGTGTTCGCGCTGATGGCCGCCGGCATCGGCACGGAGGGCGTCGGCGTGTTCTCCTCGCTGGGCGAACTCGTGCTCGCGGTGGCTATCGCCGTGGTCGTCCACATCGCGTTCACGTACCTGTTCGTGCTGATGCGGCTGGTCGTCGGCGTCTCGCCGCTGTCGTTCCTCTCGGGCGCGAAGGACGCGATGGTCACCGCGTTCGCCACGCGGTCGTCCAGCGGCACGCTCCCCGTGACGATGCGCAACGCCGAGGAGGACCTCCGCATCTCCGAGCGCGTGTACTCCTTCGCGCTCCCGGTCGGCGCCACCGCGAACATGGACGGCGCGGCGATCCGGCAGGCCATCACGGTCGTCTTCGCGGCGAACGTCGTCGGCCAGCCGCTCGCGCCCACCGAGCAGGTGCTCGTGCTCGTGGTCGCCGTCCTCATCAGCATCGGGACGGCGGGCGTGCCCGGGGCCGGCCTCGTGATGCTGACCGTCGTCCTGAATCAGGTCGGCCTGCCGCTGGAGGTCGTCGGCTTCGTCGCGGGCGTGGACCCGATTCTGGGCCGCATCGCCACGATGAACAACGTCACCGGCGACCTCGCGGTCTCGACGGTCGTCGGGAAGTGGAACGACGCGCTCGACCTCGACGGCGGCGTCTGGAGCGCCGTGACCGACGACTGA